Sequence from the Herbaspirillum sp. meg3 genome:
GACGACATGCTGACATTGCGCACATGTGAGGTATCGCGCAACAGTTCGATCGCCTGCACGTAGGTATCGGCCAACACGTCTGCCGGCGCAGCAGTGTCGATCACGATGAAACGACCGCCCTGCTTCAGTACCCGCGCAGCTTCTTTCAAGGCTTTCGGCAAATTACGCCAGTGATGCGCGCTGAAACGTGTACAGACGACATCAAACGTTGCATCGGCAAACGGCAGGCTGTCGGCGCTGCCTTGCTGGATTTCGATGTTCGGCAACTTACGGTCTTCTGCCGCGATGCGCACGACTTCCAGCATCTGTGCCGACAAGTCGTAAGCAACGACTTGTGCCGCAAACGGCGCGACGGCAAAGCTGGCATGGCCGCCACCACAGCCAAGATCCAGCACGCGCGCTTGCGGATAGGCCGCAGCGTAGGCAGCGAGATCTTGCAGATCTGCACCTTGGGCGTGGACGGCACTGGTCAGATACGACGCTGCGGTGGTACCGAATTGTTCTGAGATCACTTGGTTATGGCTACGCATTCCTGGCTCCTGATGGGTAAGAGAGTTAATAACAACGGCTGGGAAGTGCTAGTCTAGCGATCTCCTATTCTGGTACAAGTTCAGTGTTTATACTATTATCAAAAGCAATAGTCTTGACGGACTGACTACTACCCTGACGCCTCACGCCGCCCTATCCGTAGACCATGCAAAACGAAGACATCAAACGCAAAGCACTCGGCGAATTCATCAAATCACAACGCGAGCAAACCTCGCCGGCGCTGGCCGGCCTCAGTCATTTGTCGCATGGCACACGCCGTCGTACGCCGGGCCTGCGCCGTGAAGAAGTGGCACAACTGTGCGGCATCAGCGTGACCTGGTACACCTGGATAGAACAAGGACGAACCGACTCGATATCGCCGCAAGCCTTGTCGCGTATTGCCGACGCGCTGCATCTGCCGCGCGCCAAGCGCGCTTATCTGTTTGAGTTGGCGGAAAAG
This genomic interval carries:
- a CDS encoding class I SAM-dependent methyltransferase; the protein is MRSHNQVISEQFGTTAASYLTSAVHAQGADLQDLAAYAAAYPQARVLDLGCGGGHASFAVAPFAAQVVAYDLSAQMLEVVRIAAEDRKLPNIEIQQGSADSLPFADATFDVVCTRFSAHHWRNLPKALKEAARVLKQGGRFIVIDTAAPADVLADTYVQAIELLRDTSHVRNVSMSSWKKLIAQTGLQVEFSKSWKLTLEFSSWVARMRTSPQHITAIQSLWRAAPAEVRDYFHVSEDYSFDIDTVLIEAIKK